In the genome of Candidatus Reidiella endopervernicosa, one region contains:
- a CDS encoding M23 family metallopeptidase: protein MIRALLFIVTLSFTTLLSAASLPKSLSVPGGVALIDIAAATSAKPYVSYAKRRTMVVESEGRWMAVVGIPLSAKLGQHKVTIKGGGSKSFDVSHKEYRSQHLTVKNKRHVNPNQKDLDRIWKESKLMKAAFTHWLDQDQIPLNFAAPVDGPRSSSFGLRRFFNGEPRNPHSGMDIAAPEGTPIKAPGAGEVVLTGNYFFNGNTVLIDHGQGLVTLYCHLSRIDVKAGQWLGEGDLIGAVGKTGRVTGPHLHWSVSLNNNRIDPALFLTD from the coding sequence ATGATTAGAGCCCTACTATTTATTGTCACACTCAGCTTTACCACCCTGCTCAGTGCTGCCTCTCTGCCCAAGTCACTGTCGGTACCCGGCGGTGTGGCACTGATCGATATAGCTGCGGCCACCAGCGCCAAGCCCTATGTGAGCTATGCCAAGCGTCGCACCATGGTGGTCGAGTCTGAGGGACGCTGGATGGCTGTAGTCGGTATTCCTCTTTCGGCCAAACTCGGTCAACACAAGGTCACCATCAAGGGCGGCGGCAGCAAAAGCTTCGATGTCTCCCACAAGGAGTATCGCAGCCAGCACCTGACGGTGAAGAACAAGCGCCACGTCAATCCCAACCAGAAGGATCTCGACCGCATCTGGAAAGAGTCGAAGCTGATGAAGGCCGCCTTCACCCACTGGCTCGATCAGGATCAGATTCCGCTCAACTTCGCAGCCCCGGTCGATGGGCCGCGCAGCAGCAGCTTCGGCCTGCGCCGCTTCTTCAACGGTGAACCGCGCAATCCCCATAGCGGTATGGATATCGCAGCGCCCGAAGGCACACCGATCAAGGCGCCCGGCGCAGGTGAAGTAGTACTCACCGGTAACTACTTCTTCAATGGCAACACCGTACTGATCGACCACGGTCAAGGGCTGGTCACCCTCTACTGCCACCTCTCACGTATCGACGTCAAAGCGGGCCAGTGGCTCGGTGAAGGTGATCTGATCGGTGCCGTCGGCAAGACCGGCCGTGTAACCGGCCCCCATTTACACTGGAGCGTCAGCCTCAACAACAACCGCATCGACCCGGCGCTGTTTCTTACCGACTAA
- the bamB gene encoding outer membrane protein assembly factor BamB produces the protein MSKFRFAPLLLSVLLLQGCGSMFLGEDNTAPAAELTDFDTTVKVDEIWERSAGSGSRGDRANLVVALSGERVYAAEFDGDVMAFDANNGDRVWIHDTDSTIGGGVGVGEGLVLVGTSDAEVVALSVENGDELWRSKVSSEVLSVPRAAEGVVVTQTIDGKMFGLDAKDGKRLWIYDRTVPTLTLRGTSSPVLAPGLVISGFASGKLTAISLKDGKPLWERRISVPSGRSELERMVDIDADPLVMGNEIYVSTYQGRVAAVDLLSGKLRWVRELPSRAGLGGDYGQIYVTDDSGHVWALERANGRSIWKQDKLTNRSVSTPAVVGNYVVVGDYEGYLHWMDRTDGHLVARTRVGSSGISAAPIVENEMLFVLGRGGDLAAYKIAE, from the coding sequence ATGAGTAAGTTCCGATTCGCACCCCTGTTGCTGAGCGTTCTGCTGCTGCAGGGCTGCGGCAGTATGTTTCTGGGTGAAGACAACACCGCACCTGCTGCAGAACTGACCGATTTTGATACCACCGTTAAGGTCGATGAAATCTGGGAACGCAGTGCCGGTTCCGGTAGTCGTGGTGATCGTGCCAACCTGGTTGTGGCACTGAGTGGTGAGCGTGTCTACGCAGCAGAGTTCGATGGTGACGTGATGGCGTTTGACGCCAACAATGGTGATCGAGTCTGGATCCACGATACCGATAGCACCATCGGTGGTGGCGTCGGTGTAGGAGAGGGGTTGGTGCTGGTTGGCACGAGCGATGCCGAGGTGGTAGCACTCTCAGTCGAGAACGGTGATGAACTGTGGCGCTCCAAGGTGAGCAGCGAGGTTCTCTCGGTACCGCGCGCAGCCGAAGGCGTGGTTGTTACCCAGACCATCGACGGCAAGATGTTTGGCCTCGATGCCAAAGATGGTAAGCGTCTCTGGATCTACGATCGTACTGTACCGACCCTGACCCTGCGTGGTACCAGCTCACCGGTACTCGCACCCGGTCTGGTGATCAGTGGCTTTGCCAGCGGCAAGCTGACCGCCATTAGCCTCAAGGACGGCAAGCCACTCTGGGAGCGTCGTATCAGCGTACCGAGCGGTCGTTCAGAGCTGGAACGCATGGTCGATATCGATGCCGATCCACTGGTAATGGGCAACGAGATCTACGTCTCCACCTATCAAGGTCGTGTCGCTGCGGTCGATCTGCTCAGCGGAAAGCTGCGCTGGGTGCGTGAGCTACCCTCTCGCGCCGGTCTCGGTGGTGACTATGGTCAGATCTATGTGACCGATGACAGTGGCCACGTCTGGGCACTGGAGCGGGCCAACGGTCGTTCCATCTGGAAGCAGGACAAGTTGACCAACCGCTCGGTCAGTACCCCAGCGGTGGTCGGTAACTACGTCGTGGTCGGTGATTACGAGGGTTACCTGCACTGGATGGATCGTACCGATGGTCACCTGGTCGCACGCACCCGTGTCGGTAGCAGTGGTATCTCTGCAGCGCCGATTGTTGAAAATGAGATGTTGTTTGTACTCGGCCGTGGTGGCGATCTCGCTGCCTACAAGATTGCCGAGTAG
- the xseA gene encoding exodeoxyribonuclease VII large subunit, translating to MIDRMRPTVPNSAPQRGEREIYTVSRLTREVRMLLEGSLPMLWVEGEISNLAQPASGHIYFTLKDANSQVRCAMFRNRRQMVRFKPENGMQVQIRARAGLYEARGEFQLVAESMQEAGAGALQREFEALKRKLAAEGLFDETSKIPLPTLPKRIGVITSPTGAAVRDIISVLKRRFPAIPITIYPVAVQGEGAAEQIADAIDTAVDRYECDVLIVGRGGGSLEDLWAFNEEVVARAIFDSSIPIVSAVGHEIDFTIADFVADVRAPTPSAAAELLSPDRDEIETRIAMLQRRITARHQSQVGERSQRINWLASRLQRLHPGQQLRGQYQRLDELSMRLSNTVRAQLRSRHARLDTLNAHLQRYRPHHRIETLSNRLSTTRSRLHTTMQRRLEQQRQQFTAAARALDTVSPLATLDRGYAIVRRQDDQQIIRQAAELQPGERVETRLSKGNLICTVEECNDD from the coding sequence ATGATCGACCGAATGCGTCCAACAGTGCCAAATTCAGCCCCCCAGCGCGGCGAACGGGAGATCTACACCGTCTCGCGCCTCACCCGCGAGGTGCGCATGCTGCTCGAGGGGAGCCTGCCGATGCTCTGGGTCGAGGGGGAGATCTCCAACCTCGCCCAACCCGCCTCGGGCCACATCTACTTCACCCTCAAGGATGCAAACTCGCAGGTCCGCTGTGCGATGTTTCGTAACCGTCGTCAGATGGTCCGCTTCAAGCCGGAAAACGGTATGCAGGTGCAGATCCGCGCCCGTGCTGGGCTCTACGAGGCACGCGGTGAGTTCCAGCTGGTTGCCGAATCAATGCAGGAGGCGGGAGCCGGTGCGCTGCAACGCGAGTTCGAGGCACTGAAACGCAAACTCGCCGCTGAGGGGCTCTTTGATGAAACGAGCAAGATCCCCCTGCCCACCCTGCCGAAACGGATTGGAGTCATCACCTCCCCTACCGGCGCGGCAGTACGCGACATCATCTCGGTGCTAAAACGCCGCTTCCCGGCGATCCCGATCACCATCTATCCGGTCGCGGTTCAGGGTGAGGGCGCCGCGGAGCAGATCGCCGATGCGATCGACACTGCCGTTGATCGCTACGAGTGCGACGTGTTGATCGTCGGTCGCGGTGGCGGCTCGCTCGAGGATCTCTGGGCCTTCAATGAAGAGGTCGTAGCACGCGCCATTTTCGACAGCTCAATCCCGATCGTCAGCGCCGTTGGCCATGAGATCGACTTCACCATCGCCGACTTCGTCGCCGATGTACGCGCCCCGACCCCCTCGGCCGCCGCCGAACTGCTCTCCCCCGACCGGGACGAGATTGAAACCCGTATTGCCATGCTGCAGCGTCGCATCACCGCACGCCATCAGAGTCAGGTCGGGGAGCGTTCACAACGCATCAACTGGCTCGCCAGTCGTCTACAGCGCCTCCATCCGGGACAACAGCTACGCGGCCAGTACCAGCGACTCGATGAGCTATCGATGCGTTTGAGCAATACCGTCCGCGCTCAACTACGCAGTCGCCACGCTCGACTCGATACACTCAACGCACACCTGCAGCGTTATCGGCCACACCACCGCATCGAAACGCTGAGTAACCGGCTCAGCACTACCCGTAGCCGACTCCACACCACCATGCAGCGCCGACTCGAGCAGCAACGCCAGCAGTTCACTGCTGCCGCCCGAGCGCTCGATACCGTCAGCCCACTTGCCACCCTCGATCGTGGCTACGCCATCGTGCGTCGCCAGGATGATCAGCAGATCATTCGTCAGGCCGCAGAGCTACAACCGGGTGAACGTGTGGAGACGAGGCTGTCTAAAGGAAACCTGATATGCACCGTCGAGGAGTGCAACGATGATTAG
- the hisS gene encoding histidine--tRNA ligase, giving the protein MAKSIQAIRGMHDILPDQTPLWQHLERSVASVLRGYGYEEIRMPLVEKTDLFKRSIGEVTDIVEKEMYTFEDRNGDSLTLRPEGTASCVRAGIEHGLLYNQIRRLWYTGPMFRHERPQKGRYRQFQQIGVEAFGMNGPDIDAELIFITARLWKVLGLDDVELQINSLGTNEARNAYRTVLIDYLTTHEALLDEESKRRLHSNPLRILDSKNPEMQAMIEEAPKLQEHLDEESREHFEQLLALLDAAGIPYRINTRLVRGLDYYSKTVFEWVTQSLGAQGTICAGGRYDGLVEQLGGKPTQAAGFAMGVERLVAMLEEQQNLEVSGAPDGYMIMVGEQSQRAGLVMAETLRDELPNLSLLCNSGGGSFKSQFKRADKSGAQFALILGDDELARGEIGVKPLRGNGEQQTVAHNDLAQHISNLINL; this is encoded by the coding sequence GTGGCAAAAAGTATTCAGGCAATTCGCGGCATGCACGACATCCTGCCGGATCAAACCCCGTTGTGGCAGCATCTGGAGCGTAGCGTGGCGAGCGTATTACGCGGTTACGGTTATGAAGAGATCCGTATGCCGCTGGTCGAGAAGACCGATCTGTTCAAGCGCTCTATCGGTGAGGTGACCGATATCGTCGAGAAGGAGATGTACACCTTCGAAGATCGCAACGGCGACAGTCTGACGCTTCGTCCTGAGGGTACCGCCAGCTGTGTGCGTGCCGGTATCGAACACGGTCTGCTCTATAACCAGATCCGTCGTCTCTGGTACACCGGCCCGATGTTCCGACACGAACGCCCACAGAAGGGGCGCTATCGTCAGTTCCAGCAGATCGGCGTTGAAGCGTTTGGTATGAACGGCCCCGATATCGATGCAGAGCTGATTTTTATTACTGCACGGCTGTGGAAGGTGCTCGGTCTCGACGATGTTGAACTGCAGATCAACTCACTTGGCACCAACGAGGCGCGTAACGCCTACCGAACAGTTCTGATCGACTACCTCACCACCCATGAAGCGCTGCTCGATGAGGAGAGCAAACGCCGTCTGCACTCCAATCCACTGCGTATTCTCGATAGTAAGAATCCCGAGATGCAGGCGATGATTGAGGAGGCACCGAAGCTGCAGGAGCACCTCGATGAGGAGTCACGTGAGCACTTCGAACAGCTGCTGGCGCTACTCGATGCTGCGGGAATTCCATACCGCATCAACACCCGTCTGGTGCGGGGTCTCGACTACTACAGCAAGACTGTTTTTGAATGGGTAACGCAGAGCCTGGGTGCACAGGGCACCATCTGTGCTGGCGGTCGTTACGATGGACTGGTCGAGCAGCTCGGCGGCAAGCCGACACAGGCGGCCGGTTTTGCGATGGGCGTTGAGCGTCTGGTCGCGATGCTCGAGGAGCAGCAGAATCTCGAGGTGAGCGGTGCCCCCGATGGCTACATGATCATGGTCGGTGAGCAGTCACAGCGGGCGGGGCTGGTGATGGCAGAGACACTACGCGATGAATTACCAAACCTCTCACTGCTCTGTAATAGCGGTGGTGGAAGTTTTAAAAGTCAGTTCAAACGCGCCGATAAAAGCGGCGCCCAATTCGCCCTGATTCTGGGTGACGATGAGCTGGCAAGGGGTGAGATCGGCGTCAAACCACTACGCGGTAATGGCGAGCAGCAGACCGTTGCGCACAACGATCTGGCACAACATATTTCAAATTTGATAAACCTATAA
- the der gene encoding ribosome biogenesis GTPase Der, with product MLPVIALVGRPNVGKSTLFNFLTRTRNALVADMPGVTRDRLYGAGRVGERPYLVVDTGGLSGNAEGVDALMEQQAMQAIDEADAVLFLVDARDGMTSADQAIANMLRRCNKPIYLALNKSEGLNIDVVSAEFFALGIGEPLPVASAHGSGVADLIEMVFDALPPEEEGDSAEQKGIRIAVVGRPNVGKSTLVNRILGEERVLAYDMPGTTRDSIFIPFERDDERYVLIDTAGVRRKAKVKETIEKFSAIKALQAINEANVVILVLDAHEEISDQDAWLAGHAVDSGRAMVVAVNKWDGLASDERDWIKRELERKLMFLDFADTHFISALHGSGVGNLFDSIQDAYESATRKLNTPDLTRILEDAVSAHQPPLVKGRRIKLRYAHQGGQNPPLIVVHGNQTAAVPDSYQRYLMNKFRKILKLKGTPIRVDFKSGENPFKDKKKPPREKFGKKNKRIEKYRKK from the coding sequence ATGCTCCCTGTAATCGCACTGGTCGGCCGCCCCAATGTGGGCAAGTCGACCCTGTTTAATTTCCTCACCCGTACACGTAATGCACTGGTCGCCGATATGCCTGGTGTCACCCGTGATCGTCTCTATGGTGCCGGTCGTGTTGGCGAGCGTCCCTATCTGGTCGTCGATACCGGCGGTCTAAGCGGTAATGCCGAGGGTGTTGATGCGCTGATGGAGCAGCAGGCAATGCAGGCGATTGATGAGGCCGATGCAGTGCTGTTTCTGGTCGATGCTCGAGATGGCATGACCTCGGCCGATCAGGCCATTGCCAATATGCTGCGTCGCTGTAACAAACCAATCTACCTGGCGCTCAACAAGAGTGAAGGTCTGAATATCGATGTCGTCTCGGCCGAATTCTTTGCACTCGGTATCGGAGAGCCTCTGCCCGTTGCATCGGCGCACGGAAGCGGCGTTGCCGATCTGATCGAGATGGTATTTGACGCCTTGCCACCCGAGGAGGAGGGCGACAGTGCCGAGCAGAAGGGGATACGCATCGCCGTAGTTGGACGCCCCAACGTCGGTAAGTCGACGCTGGTCAATCGTATTCTCGGCGAGGAGCGGGTACTCGCCTACGACATGCCCGGCACCACCCGCGACTCGATATTCATCCCCTTCGAGCGTGACGATGAGCGGTATGTCCTGATCGATACCGCCGGTGTGCGCCGTAAGGCGAAGGTGAAGGAGACAATAGAGAAGTTCAGTGCCATCAAGGCGCTGCAGGCGATCAACGAGGCCAACGTCGTCATCCTGGTGCTCGACGCCCACGAAGAGATCAGCGATCAGGACGCCTGGCTCGCCGGACATGCGGTCGATAGTGGCCGCGCGATGGTGGTGGCGGTTAATAAGTGGGACGGTCTTGCGTCGGATGAGCGTGACTGGATCAAGCGTGAACTTGAACGCAAATTAATGTTCCTCGATTTTGCAGACACCCACTTTATCTCAGCACTGCACGGCAGTGGCGTCGGTAACCTGTTCGACTCCATTCAGGACGCCTACGAGTCGGCGACCCGTAAGTTAAACACCCCGGATCTGACTCGTATCCTCGAAGATGCCGTCTCCGCCCACCAGCCACCACTGGTGAAGGGACGTCGTATCAAACTGCGTTACGCACACCAGGGCGGTCAGAATCCACCATTGATCGTTGTTCATGGCAACCAGACTGCGGCAGTTCCGGATAGCTATCAACGCTACCTGATGAACAAATTCCGCAAGATTCTTAAGTTGAAAGGCACACCGATTAGGGTCGACTTCAAGTCGGGTGAAAACCCCTTCAAGGATAAGAAGAAACCACCAAGAGAAAAATTTGGTAAGAAGAATAAACGGATAGAGAAGTATAGAAAGAAGTAG
- a CDS encoding YfgM family protein: MEGYVSEEQQVEAIKKWWKENGVAVVSGVVLGLGILFGGRAWFDYKQVQAENSSMTYSLMLQAVEVGKQDEAVQLGTALLADGNSGEYAAMASLMLARIEVERGALEKAQAHLQWVNDNASLTGLSSVATLRLARLLYMQGDSDAALAKLETVPSEGFASAYSELKGDIYAAKGEADKARAAYSIALATNGTSSFLQMKHDDLAAGDAK, from the coding sequence GTGGAAGGCTACGTAAGCGAAGAGCAGCAGGTAGAGGCGATCAAGAAGTGGTGGAAAGAGAACGGCGTGGCAGTTGTCAGCGGCGTGGTGCTCGGACTCGGTATTCTCTTTGGTGGTCGCGCCTGGTTTGACTATAAACAGGTCCAGGCCGAGAACTCATCAATGACCTACAGCCTGATGCTTCAGGCGGTAGAGGTTGGTAAACAGGATGAAGCGGTACAGCTCGGCACCGCACTGCTGGCCGATGGTAACAGCGGTGAGTATGCCGCGATGGCCTCGCTGATGCTGGCGCGTATCGAGGTTGAGCGCGGAGCACTGGAGAAGGCGCAGGCCCACTTGCAGTGGGTTAACGATAACGCCTCACTCACCGGACTCAGCTCAGTGGCAACCCTGCGCTTGGCACGACTGCTCTATATGCAGGGCGACAGCGACGCTGCGCTGGCCAAGCTTGAAACCGTACCCTCTGAGGGTTTCGCCTCGGCCTACTCTGAGCTGAAGGGTGATATCTACGCTGCCAAGGGTGAAGCAGATAAGGCGCGAGCAGCGTACTCCATCGCACTGGCGACCAATGGTACTAGCTCCTTCCTGCAGATGAAGCATGATGATCTCGCCGCAGGAGATGCGAAATGA
- the guaB gene encoding IMP dehydrogenase, translating into MRIAQEALTFDDVLLVPAHSNVLPKDVDLSTKLTRGINLNIPILSAAMDTVTEHRLAIALAQEGGIGIIHKNMTADEQARQVRMVKKFESGVIKDPITVAPTLSIGELIELTRAEKISGVPVVDGEDLVGIVTSRDMRFETHFDEPVSTIMTPKDQLVTVKEGANKEDVQKLLHEHRIEKVLVVDDGFHLRGMITVKDIQKATDKPNACKDENGSLRVGAAVGVGAGTDERIEALYNAGVDVVVVDTAHGHSQGVLDRVAWVKKNFPSLQVIGGNIATGAAAKALVEAGADAVKVGIGPGSICTTRIVAGVGVPQISAIDNVAQALEGTGVPLIADGGIRFSGDMAKAVVAGGYTIMVGSMLAGTEEAPGEVELFQGRSYKSYRGMGSLGAMGGSQGSSDRYFQESTEADKLVPEGIEGRVPFKGSMQPVIHQLLGGLRSSMGYMGCATIEEMRTKPEFVRITNSGLSESHVHDVQITKEAPNYRV; encoded by the coding sequence ATGCGCATCGCCCAGGAAGCCCTCACATTCGACGACGTTCTACTGGTTCCCGCACACTCCAATGTGCTGCCCAAAGATGTTGATCTCAGCACCAAGCTGACCCGCGGTATCAATCTTAATATTCCGATCCTCTCGGCGGCGATGGACACCGTCACCGAACACCGTCTTGCCATCGCCCTGGCCCAGGAGGGTGGCATCGGCATCATCCACAAGAACATGACCGCTGATGAACAGGCGCGTCAGGTACGGATGGTGAAGAAGTTCGAGAGTGGTGTGATCAAGGATCCGATTACCGTAGCACCCACCCTGAGCATCGGTGAGCTGATCGAGCTGACCCGCGCAGAGAAGATCTCCGGTGTGCCTGTCGTCGATGGCGAGGACCTGGTCGGTATCGTTACTAGTCGTGATATGCGTTTCGAGACCCACTTCGACGAGCCGGTCTCCACCATCATGACCCCTAAGGATCAACTGGTTACTGTTAAAGAGGGTGCCAACAAAGAAGATGTACAGAAGCTGCTGCATGAGCACCGCATTGAGAAGGTGCTGGTTGTGGATGATGGATTCCACCTGCGCGGCATGATTACCGTTAAGGACATTCAGAAGGCGACCGACAAGCCCAACGCCTGTAAGGATGAGAACGGCAGCCTGCGTGTTGGCGCGGCGGTTGGTGTCGGTGCCGGTACCGATGAGCGTATCGAAGCGCTCTACAACGCCGGTGTTGACGTGGTGGTTGTCGATACCGCTCACGGCCACTCGCAGGGTGTACTCGATCGTGTTGCATGGGTGAAGAAAAACTTCCCAAGTCTGCAGGTGATTGGCGGCAACATTGCCACTGGTGCGGCAGCTAAGGCGCTGGTCGAGGCGGGTGCCGATGCGGTTAAGGTTGGTATCGGTCCCGGTTCGATCTGTACCACCCGTATCGTTGCCGGTGTCGGTGTACCGCAGATTTCAGCTATTGATAACGTTGCCCAGGCGCTTGAAGGTACGGGTGTCCCGTTGATCGCCGATGGCGGTATTCGCTTCTCGGGTGATATGGCTAAGGCGGTTGTCGCCGGCGGTTACACCATCATGGTTGGCTCAATGCTGGCTGGTACCGAAGAGGCGCCGGGCGAGGTTGAGCTGTTCCAGGGGCGCTCCTACAAGTCCTACCGAGGTATGGGTTCTCTCGGAGCGATGGGTGGCTCGCAGGGTTCGTCAGATCGTTACTTCCAGGAGAGTACCGAGGCAGATAAGCTGGTACCCGAGGGTATCGAGGGTCGTGTCCCGTTCAAGGGATCGATGCAGCCGGTTATCCATCAGCTGCTTGGCGGCCTGCGTTCATCGATGGGTTACATGGGCTGTGCCACCATTGAGGAGATGCGTACCAAACCTGAATTTGTACGAATCACCAATTCGGGTCTCTCAGAGTCTCACGTCCATGACGTACAGATCACAAAGGAAGCGCCTAACTATCGCGTTTAG
- a CDS encoding FKBP-type peptidyl-prolyl cis-trans isomerase, which produces MQIANNMVVSFEYTLTDKEGNVIDSSEGREPLAYIHGTGSIIPGLEKEMEGKSVDHEMKVTVSPEEGYGERDDQAIQDIPRDRFENADEITVGMQFHTQNEQGVQIVTVISTTDESIQVDANHPLAGETLSFDVKIVEVREASQEELDHGHIHGPGGHDHGEEAEG; this is translated from the coding sequence ATGCAAATCGCCAACAATATGGTCGTCAGCTTCGAGTACACCCTTACCGACAAGGAAGGTAACGTCATCGACTCATCCGAGGGTCGTGAGCCCCTCGCCTACATCCACGGCACCGGCAGCATCATCCCCGGTCTGGAGAAAGAGATGGAAGGCAAGAGCGTCGACCACGAGATGAAGGTCACCGTCTCACCCGAAGAGGGCTACGGCGAGCGTGACGATCAGGCGATTCAGGACATCCCTCGTGATCGTTTCGAGAACGCAGACGAGATCACCGTCGGCATGCAGTTCCACACCCAGAACGAGCAAGGCGTACAGATCGTCACCGTCATCAGCACCACCGATGAGTCAATCCAGGTAGACGCCAACCACCCCCTCGCCGGTGAGACCCTCAGCTTCGATGTGAAGATCGTAGAAGTCCGCGAAGCCAGCCAGGAAGAGCTCGACCACGGCCACATCCACGGACCAGGTGGTCACGATCACGGCGAAGAGGCCGAAGGTTGA
- a CDS encoding DUF6680 family protein, producing MEDVLGSSWQLPKEDEKVQPLWSDKMVDLLAKLLQEMGKSLGYEFDEVHIKKAYTPQRHTQELKMKIIY from the coding sequence TTGGAAGACGTACTTGGATCATCTTGGCAGCTTCCCAAAGAGGATGAGAAAGTGCAGCCTTTATGGTCCGACAAGATGGTCGATTTGTTGGCAAAACTCTTACAAGAAATGGGTAAGTCATTAGGATATGAATTCGATGAGGTTCATATCAAAAAGGCATATACTCCCCAGAGGCACACGCAAGAGTTGAAGATGAAAATAATTTACTAA
- the ispG gene encoding flavodoxin-dependent (E)-4-hydroxy-3-methylbut-2-enyl-diphosphate synthase, which yields MHTENSIQRRVSRQISVGSVKVGGDAPISVQSMTNTETCDVDATVGQVEALDRAGADMARISIPSMEAAEAFGEIRKRIELPLIADIHFDHKIALRVAELGVDCLRINPGNIGKEDRVRAVVDSARDHNIPIRIGVNAGSLEKDIQKKYGEPTPAALVESAMRHIDYLNRFDFPDFKVSIKASDVFTTVTAYRELASQIEQPLHLGITEAGGLRAGSVKSAIGLGMLLSEGIGDTLRVSLAADPVEEIKVGFDILKSLRIRNKGINLIACPSCSRQEFDVISTVNELESRLEDVLEPMDVAVIGCVVNGPGEAREAQIGVTGGEPNLLYIGGKPDHKVGNEQLVDELEQSIRDEIARRNAETE from the coding sequence ATGCATACAGAGAATTCAATACAGCGTCGTGTTTCACGACAGATCAGCGTCGGCTCGGTAAAGGTGGGTGGCGATGCACCGATCTCGGTGCAGAGCATGACCAACACCGAGACCTGTGATGTCGATGCGACCGTCGGTCAGGTCGAGGCACTCGATCGTGCCGGTGCCGATATGGCGCGAATCTCTATTCCAAGCATGGAAGCCGCCGAGGCGTTTGGTGAAATTCGTAAACGAATCGAGCTACCGCTGATCGCCGATATCCACTTCGACCACAAGATCGCGCTGCGCGTGGCCGAGCTGGGTGTCGACTGTCTACGTATCAATCCGGGCAACATCGGTAAGGAGGATCGCGTACGTGCAGTCGTCGACTCGGCGCGCGATCACAATATCCCGATTCGCATCGGTGTGAACGCCGGTTCGCTAGAGAAGGATATCCAGAAGAAGTATGGCGAGCCGACCCCGGCGGCACTGGTCGAGTCGGCGATGCGCCATATCGACTACCTGAACCGTTTCGATTTCCCCGATTTTAAGGTCAGCATTAAGGCCTCCGATGTCTTTACCACCGTCACCGCCTATCGGGAACTGGCCAGCCAGATCGAGCAGCCGCTGCATCTCGGTATTACCGAGGCGGGTGGTCTGCGCGCCGGTAGCGTCAAGTCGGCGATCGGTCTCGGTATGCTGCTCAGTGAAGGCATTGGCGATACGCTGCGTGTTTCGCTGGCGGCCGATCCGGTTGAGGAGATCAAGGTCGGTTTCGACATCCTCAAGAGCCTGCGTATTCGCAACAAGGGGATCAACCTGATCGCCTGTCCCTCCTGCTCACGTCAGGAGTTCGATGTGATCAGTACGGTCAACGAACTGGAGTCACGCCTAGAGGATGTTCTCGAGCCGATGGATGTGGCAGTGATCGGTTGCGTGGTCAATGGTCCGGGTGAGGCGCGCGAGGCACAGATCGGAGTTACCGGTGGTGAGCCCAATCTGCTCTATATTGGCGGCAAGCCCGACCACAAGGTGGGCAACGAACAGCTGGTCGATGAGCTGGAGCAGAGCATTCGCGACGAGATCGCACGACGTAACGCAGAGACAGAATAG